GTGTTTGTTAGTCACATTAACACAACAACTACATAACGAATTAGATAGGAATGTAAACAGTGATCTTTTGGTTACGGCCTCTTACTTTGAGATCTGTGTCTGGAATTCCTCGATCTTCGTGCGAGTGTTGGTCAACAATTCAAACACTTTTTCCTGTGAAACAACATCATGAGCGTAGGACCTACAAACAGTATTATCAAGGTATGACTGATATGACAATCATCATTTTATTAAGATCAGAAAGTCTGACCTGTACAGCCACCCCAAAGTTGTTCCCATCTTCAATTTTGGGAATCTGAAGTTGCACCCACATTGACACCTGCCAGAGTAAGAGATCatagtatttatgtatttttctAGACACTTCACCTATTTTGGAAAAGATGTGCTTGTGAATTTGAGATGTAAAATAACAGTTTGGCCCACACAGAGACTAACAGGGACAAAGGGCTGACTGACTGTGTTGAGTTTCTCCTTCAGTATCTGGATCTGAGGCTTGATCTCCTTCAGAAGACTTTCCACTCTCTCGTTGCAGGGGATCGGACCACAGGGAGGCCCTTAGGGAGAAACACCATGAGAAAACTCAAAGAGTAGGATGAAGTTATACAAACGCACTGGTCTAAGATTCTATTTGTGTGTCCtctctaatggttaaggttaggattagtgGAAGagtgagctgatcctagatctgtgcaatTTGACAGCTAACTGCAGTTGTAAATCGGTGGTATTGTGTCTTAACTACCTGCGTCTTCATCTTCTTTCTCGCTGTCCTTGTCTTTCTTCCCTTCCTTTGCCTCTTTCTGCAAAACAAGTGAGAAGAGGGGCGGGCGAAGGAATTAGCATGATTCCTTCATGTGTGTATGCATGGTCGGATACTACTTTAAGTGATTCCAGTGTAATCCAAGGGGTTAATCATGATAGAACGCTGAATTGGGTGAAACGTCTGTACCTCCTCTTTCTTCTTTTGCTTAGCCTCTTCTTTAGCCGGGTCTGGTATTGGGATGTCCAGAGGGGCCTTCAGAGCTGCCAGGCCATCAGTGCTTAAGGATGTCTGGGGACCATTTCACATAACCAAAAAAATTGATTATATTTGCATACTTATGTACAATAGCTTTGCATCGATGTATTTGGACTGAGATTGAAAGGTGTGCTTGTGTTTTTCCACAGCCTCACCTTCAACAGCGTCTCCATCTCTGTAATCTTCTGAGGGAAGAATGATGTGACCAGGGTCTCTGCCTGTAATACACCAGTTACCAATGTTGGACACAGTTATGATTAACATCTTAAATGTGGTAATTTGGTTATTATTCAAGTAGTCCTGCACCACTAAGGGCCTACCTCTTTAGTGAGCTGAGTGCAGAAATCATCAACCTAGGAAATTGAAACCAAACACAGAAAAAGGTTTAGAATTCACAGCAGAAAACCCAACTCCCAGTGTCTCTATAATGTTTGGACAGTTACTTTCACCTGGACTGTGGTTCACCTGATGCAACACAGTGAATTTACATTTGGACACTCCAATCAGCGTGAAAATGTTACGTTTCCTATGGTATGTATTAGTTtttggatgtccatcatccatttcctatgatattgtaatgaaacagcaggcagcaggtctcgaaccctcgcggcgcgctatcgactgtgccgcaaaagcatgctcgtgcggcagagtcgatttccgcgcttataaacccagggtcgttacaatatgttAGGAAATACAGTTtattgtggctaacgttagctaggtgactgggtgtctaacgttagctaggctaggggttaaggttaagttaaagggttagctaacatgctaagtagttgtaaAGTGGCAAAAAATAAGTTGCAAAAATGAAAAatttgtccgtgatgagattcaaacatgcaaccttcgggttgctagacgtttgcgttatatgcccaccctttgccttaagtaacctgtCTTATCTAACCGTACCAAACATTGTACACGctcgcgctcacacacacacacacacacacacacacacacacacacacacacacacacacacacacacacacacacacacataatagtAATTTGATCGCCCaagatttacgtttactatgttacgtctagtctatgagactagGCTGTGATGACATGTGAACTCACATGGCCCTATTGTTGGTCTAAATATTTAAACGCCTTGAAGATTAACAGGGCTGCTTCAGGAGTTATCTGACACAAAGTATATTGATAGGCTATAGTCAAATTATTATATTAGACAAAATTCGAAAACAAATTGACAAATTTACCTGTTTCTTCGACTCCGGGCGAATGTCTATGGAAGTCATCTTGTGATGGGTATTTATTTACTTGATATGCAAAAATGACCTTTTGCAATGCAAAAATAGAAAGCAACTAAATAGTTCACAGAATGCGCGGATTTTCCTAAATGTCTGATAGTGCACAACGCTGAAAATAGTCACCCGTTAGTCAGCTCAAAAAGTGAAAATGAAAGTATCTGAACCCTTCTCACGGAGACGTAATTTCCTGTTTAGAAGATCAAGCTAGAGCATCGTGGGATTTGTAGTTTGATTATGGGACCGTAGCGTACCACAGTGTAGGCCATTGATGGGTACCGGGTAAACACaggttttgttctatgagataatcttcatcatctaacgtcactttttgtgaattttgaagcatttaaGAATGACTAATGGCAGAGAAATGATTACGCAACTGCAGTTCTGAGTGTGTCCTATAGATGGTAATGCTGCTTCGGTCATTTTGAGTAATATGCTCGTGGTCAGTTGTCTGTCTGATGTCATATGACTAAGTAGGTCTCATCAATGAAAATCCGATATATAATGTTTTATCCAGAATGCTTTCTGATTTCCAATTTTGTTTGAATTCATAATAACCATGGATAGACTAATAACTCAGAAGACAGAATACTAAACTGTAGCTCCCAGTGTGCAAGTGCACATGACATGAAGTTGGCAATCAATTAGCAAAGAAACCATGATTACAAAGACTACAGTGTGCAAGCTGGGCCAGTCTTGGTCATAGGGGCTTTCTCACTTGAAGTTTCCATCACCTGAAACAAACTAATTCAAGTAGCCTAATTGCTGCCCTATGCAGATCAATTACAAGCCTTTCTACAGATTAAAAGTTGCTCTCTGCTCAGAGAGCTTGAAAAAGCCATGACGGGTTGATAAACTCTGCTTCTCTGAGAGGTAATATTGCTTTTTGAGGGCAAGTCAAACCTATTATTGATATTTTATGTTACAGTATAGTAATTTTGACCAACGTTGATGAACTGTTGAATCTTGacaaaaaaacgaaacaaaaaaatTCAATGGCATATTATACACTTAGAAAAAATGGTTATCCTTATATAAACAAAAAGGGTTCTGTTGCTTGCTTCATATATGGAACCCATAAAAGTTCTGTATAGAACCCTTTTATAGGGTTCTTTGATTAAAATCCCAAGgcttcttcttcactgaaccaaaaTTGGTTCCATATTGAACCCTGTATGGTGCAATTTATGAATTATGGCTACTActaatacattttaatattttttagccaagaatataatataataaacattaATGGACCAAATAATACCAGCATAGTTTTGACATTTTATTGTCATTATATGCAAATATAGTTTGGAAATATGCACTGTTGGCCAGGGTAGAATCTGTTTGCTTAAATGATGACTCACGTCAATCTTGGTACCAACTCTGTGGCgttatggaacagtacagtaggggtTGTTGCCCGCTGGGTCTGGAGAACAAGAAATAAGATGCAAAAACATGAGTTAATCTacagaaataagcatgagttaatctACCAAAATAAAGATAAATTGCAATGCAGACATATAATCATTATGATTTAGAAGAACACCTTACATAGAGTTGTTGTCAGCAGCAGCCTCTGATGGGTTACTGCCAGACTGAGCAAAACATAATGTGTCAAAAGCCATGTCATGATTAACTAGCCTATTGAATCACCAagacaaatatatataaataatttagaTAAATACTTCCTCTGTCAGC
This Salvelinus namaycush isolate Seneca chromosome 33, SaNama_1.0, whole genome shotgun sequence DNA region includes the following protein-coding sequences:
- the LOC120027999 gene encoding proteasome activator complex subunit 1-like isoform X1, whose amino-acid sequence is MTSIDIRPESKKQVDDFCTQLTKEAETLVTSFFPQKITEMETLLKTSLSTDGLAALKAPLDIPIPDPAKEEAKQKKKEEKEAKEGKKDKDSEKEDEDAGPPCGPIPCNERVESLLKEIKPQIQILKEKLNTVSMWVQLQIPKIEDGNNFGVAVQEKVFELLTNTRTKIEEFQTQISKYYSERGDAVAKASKQPHVGDYRQLVHELDQYQYCELRIVVLEIRNTYALLFDIINKNYDKIKKPRGDCKALIY
- the LOC120027999 gene encoding proteasome activator complex subunit 1-like isoform X2, with amino-acid sequence METLLKTSLSTDGLAALKAPLDIPIPDPAKEEAKQKKKEEKEAKEGKKDKDSEKEDEDAGPPCGPIPCNERVESLLKEIKPQIQILKEKLNTVSMWVQLQIPKIEDGNNFGVAVQEKVFELLTNTRTKIEEFQTQISKYYSERGDAVAKASKQPHVGDYRQLVHELDQYQYCELRIVVLEIRNTYALLFDIINKNYDKIKKPRGDCKALIY